The following are from one region of the Entelurus aequoreus isolate RoL-2023_Sb linkage group LG17, RoL_Eaeq_v1.1, whole genome shotgun sequence genome:
- the slc25a25a gene encoding calcium-binding mitochondrial carrier protein SCaMC-2-A isoform X2, whose protein sequence is MLALCLYVPVSNSDPVEVEYFESNGLPSELNSLFNQLSVFLPSQEFSTYQRWRKKILNREPNQSDGQLDFEEFVHYLQDYEKDLKLVVKSLGKKNAGRVDTKEFIQSLQDIGVHISPHLAEKALKSMDKNGIMTISSKEWSKYSLVEETESIPEIILYWKHSTIFDVGENLMVPDEFTKEEKQSGMWWRHLVAGGGAGVVSRTCTAPLDRIKVMMQVYGSRTNNMCIMSGMMQMIKEGGVRSLWRGNGVNVIKIAPESALKFMAYEQIKRLIGGDKTSLSILERFVAGSLAGVIAQSSIYPMEVLKTRLALRTTGQYTGISDCAKQIFRREGLSAFYKGYLPNMLGIIPYAGIDLAVYETLKNRYLQQYGATDPGVLVLLACGTVSSTCGQLASYPLALVRTRMQAHAYGNAQQVTMTALFKQILQTEGPLGLYRGLAPNFLKVIPAVSISYVVYERIKTHLGVTSR, encoded by the exons ATGCTCGCCCTGTGCCTTTACGTGCCGGTGTCCAACTCCGACCCGGTGGAAGTGGAATACTTCGAGTCGAACGGACTCCCTTCCGAGCTCAATTCGCTCTTTAACCAGCTGAGCGTCTTCCTGCCGTCCCAGGAGTTCTCCACCTACCAAAGATGGCGGAAG AAAATCTTGAACAGGGAGCCAAACCAGTCTGACGGCCAGCTGGACTTTGAGGAGTTTGTGCACTACCTGCAAGATTATGAGAAGGACTTGAAGTTGGTGGTCAAGAGTCTGGGCAAGAAGAATGCag GCCGAGTGGACACCAAGGAGTTCATCCAGTCCCTGCAGGACATCGGTGTCCACATATCACCTCATCTGGCAGAAAAAGCCCTCAAGAG CATGGACAAGAATGGCATCATGACCATTAGCAGCAAAGAATGGAGCAAGTACAGCCTGGTGGAGGAGACTGAGAGCATTCCTGAGATCATCTTGTACTGGAAACACTCCACG ATCTTTGACGTGGGCGAGAACCTGATGGTTCCAGATGAGTTCACCAAGGAGGAGAAGCAGAGCGGGATGTGGTGGAGGCACCTGGTGGCGGGGGGCGGAGCTGGAGTCGTGTCCAGGACGTGCACTGCCCCGCTGGACCGGATCAAAGTCATGATGCAG GTGTACGGCTCCAGAACCAACAACATGTGTATCATGAGCGGCATGATGCAGATGATCAAGGAGGGCGGCGTGCGGTCACTGTGGCGAGGCAACGGCGTCAACGTCATCAAAATCGCTCCCGAGTCGGCCCTCAAGTTCATGGCCTACGAGCAG ATCAAGCGTCTGATCGGCGGCGACAAAACCTCGCTCAGCATCCTGGAGCGCTTCGTGGCCGGCTCTCTGGCCGGCGTCATCGCCCAGAGCTCCATCTACCCCATGGAG GTGCTGAAGACCCGTCTGGCCCTGAGGACCACGGGTCAGTACACCGGCATCTCCGACTGCGCAAAGCAGATCTTCAGGAGGGAGGGACTGTCGGCGTTCTACAAAGGCTACCTTCCCAACATGCTGGGCATCATCCCTTACGCCGGCATCGACCTGGCCGTCTACGAG ACCTTGAAAAACCGCTACCTGCAGCAGTACGGTGCCACCGACCCCGGCGTCCTGGTGCTGCTGGCCTGCGGCACCGTGTCCAGCACCTGCGGCCAGCTGGCCAGTTACCCGCTGGCCCTGGTCCGAACCCGCATGCAAGCGCACG CCTACGGCAACGCACAGCAGGTGACCATGACAGCTCTCTTCAAGCAAATCCTGCAGACCGAGGGCCCGTTGGGCCTCTACAGGGGCCTGGCCCCCAACTTCCTTAAAGTCATTCCGGCGGTCAGCATCAGCTACGTGGTCTACGAGCGCATCAAGACGCACCTGGGGGTCACCTCGCGCTGA
- the slc25a25a gene encoding calcium-binding mitochondrial carrier protein SCaMC-2-A isoform X1, producing the protein MLALCLYVPVSNSDPVEVEYFESNGLPSELNSLFNQLSVFLPSQEFSTYQRWRKKILNREPNQSDGQLDFEEFVHYLQDYEKDLKLVVKSLGKKNAGRVDTKEFIQSLQDIGVHISPHLAEKALKSMDKNGIMTISSKEWSKYSLVEETESIPEIILYWKHSTIFDVGENLMVPDEFTKEEKQSGMWWRHLVAGGGAGVVSRTCTAPLDRIKVMMQVYGSRTNNMCIMSGMMQMIKEGGVRSLWRGNGVNVIKIAPESALKFMAYEQIKRLIGGDKTSLSILERFVAGSLAGVIAQSSIYPMEVLKTRLALRTTGQYTGISDCAKQIFRREGLSAFYKGYLPNMLGIIPYAGIDLAVYETLKNRYLQQYGATDPGVLVLLACGTVSSTCGQLASYPLALVRTRMQAHAAYGNAQQVTMTALFKQILQTEGPLGLYRGLAPNFLKVIPAVSISYVVYERIKTHLGVTSR; encoded by the exons ATGCTCGCCCTGTGCCTTTACGTGCCGGTGTCCAACTCCGACCCGGTGGAAGTGGAATACTTCGAGTCGAACGGACTCCCTTCCGAGCTCAATTCGCTCTTTAACCAGCTGAGCGTCTTCCTGCCGTCCCAGGAGTTCTCCACCTACCAAAGATGGCGGAAG AAAATCTTGAACAGGGAGCCAAACCAGTCTGACGGCCAGCTGGACTTTGAGGAGTTTGTGCACTACCTGCAAGATTATGAGAAGGACTTGAAGTTGGTGGTCAAGAGTCTGGGCAAGAAGAATGCag GCCGAGTGGACACCAAGGAGTTCATCCAGTCCCTGCAGGACATCGGTGTCCACATATCACCTCATCTGGCAGAAAAAGCCCTCAAGAG CATGGACAAGAATGGCATCATGACCATTAGCAGCAAAGAATGGAGCAAGTACAGCCTGGTGGAGGAGACTGAGAGCATTCCTGAGATCATCTTGTACTGGAAACACTCCACG ATCTTTGACGTGGGCGAGAACCTGATGGTTCCAGATGAGTTCACCAAGGAGGAGAAGCAGAGCGGGATGTGGTGGAGGCACCTGGTGGCGGGGGGCGGAGCTGGAGTCGTGTCCAGGACGTGCACTGCCCCGCTGGACCGGATCAAAGTCATGATGCAG GTGTACGGCTCCAGAACCAACAACATGTGTATCATGAGCGGCATGATGCAGATGATCAAGGAGGGCGGCGTGCGGTCACTGTGGCGAGGCAACGGCGTCAACGTCATCAAAATCGCTCCCGAGTCGGCCCTCAAGTTCATGGCCTACGAGCAG ATCAAGCGTCTGATCGGCGGCGACAAAACCTCGCTCAGCATCCTGGAGCGCTTCGTGGCCGGCTCTCTGGCCGGCGTCATCGCCCAGAGCTCCATCTACCCCATGGAG GTGCTGAAGACCCGTCTGGCCCTGAGGACCACGGGTCAGTACACCGGCATCTCCGACTGCGCAAAGCAGATCTTCAGGAGGGAGGGACTGTCGGCGTTCTACAAAGGCTACCTTCCCAACATGCTGGGCATCATCCCTTACGCCGGCATCGACCTGGCCGTCTACGAG ACCTTGAAAAACCGCTACCTGCAGCAGTACGGTGCCACCGACCCCGGCGTCCTGGTGCTGCTGGCCTGCGGCACCGTGTCCAGCACCTGCGGCCAGCTGGCCAGTTACCCGCTGGCCCTGGTCCGAACCCGCATGCAAGCGCACG CAGCCTACGGCAACGCACAGCAGGTGACCATGACAGCTCTCTTCAAGCAAATCCTGCAGACCGAGGGCCCGTTGGGCCTCTACAGGGGCCTGGCCCCCAACTTCCTTAAAGTCATTCCGGCGGTCAGCATCAGCTACGTGGTCTACGAGCGCATCAAGACGCACCTGGGGGTCACCTCGCGCTGA